The genomic region TAGTTATAGAGTGGATGTAGGGGAGGAGATTCCCTGGGAAAACATTTCTTCGAAATGGTTTCATATGCCTGAATTAGCAAAGGTGGGCATTGAGGTATTTACCATGTTATGCCCATGTTAGACATTTGGGATAATTCTTCTAATTTTTACCCCCTTATGGTTTTATATGCTTCAAGATCATACCAATGAAGTGTTTCTTTACTTATCTTCAGTATACCGTGCGAATCTTAGGCTGGCTGTGCTTCATAAACTAGATGTACCTATTTGTTAGAGGCTTATACAAATTCCCATTTTGACAAAATTTCAAGTCATGCcaaactataaatataaatgtgaTGTAGCTGGAAATTTTTTCTAACTGGGAATTTGGTATAAGCCTCTTACAAATATGTGCACTAGTTTATGAAGCATCACAGTGTTCCCTGCGTCcttttgcatttatatataacatttcCATATTCAATTTCCCAAAATTTGCCTCCTATTCCTTGATGAGGATTTTCATAGTTGTACTTTTCATGTTGTAGTGACTGAAGTTCATGGACGGACATTTGGAGTTTGGACGCTGTTGACTTGCACTCTTTGCTTTCTTTGCGCATTCAACCTTGACAACAAACCTTTATATTTGGCCACTTTCCTATCCTTCATCTATGCTTTTGGTCACTTCTTGACTGAGTATCTGATTTATCATACCATGGCTATTGGGAATCTGACAACCGTTGGCATTTTTGCTGGTAATGTTGCTGCAGATACATAAGTGTTTATCTTGAATTCCATTTCATTGCTATTTAGACTACACTATCTTCTCTGCATCTGAAATTGCCGCTTTCAGCCAAAGATTAACAAATGTCATCATTTCTTGAGGTTCCAGTAGCATCATGTctaacaatatttttagtcaCATGTTTTCAGAGGGAATGCCAGCACCTATGTGCAAAGTCATGCGTAACCATGCACACACTCAAACACTCCTCCTAAACACCAAATCAAGTCTGTTTTGCATGTTGCAGTGTAAATAACCATCCACGAGTTCCCATACAACAGTCTATGTTTCTGCATCGTTTTCTTTTCTGGTCTAATTCAGATGCATTAGTTGCTCCAAGTTCAATTGTCCTTCTGGATTCTTATGTTACGcacaatattttcattgtcaatttgaattttctcttttctgttTCAAACTACGTATTGTTATGGTCAGGATACATTATTAGCTTGGctaaatttaaacttaaaaattgtatatttccAGGCACATCCATTATATGGATGTTGTTGCAGTGGAATTCACATCAGCCAACGAAGAGCAAACATGTGTGAAAGTGGCATCAAGCGGAAGTGTACTTGGACATTATCTTCAGTTATACTTGATCTTAACCTTGCACGAGTCAAGGTGTGTATAACTTGGGCACTTGGTAAACATTCTTCATGGGCTTCATTAGAATCTAACTATATCGGCTTCAAGTTTACTACAACTGCGACgcatgcatataatttttcagactCTTGAAGATGATATCACTGTTCTGATCATTGATCAATGTGTTATGTGTTCATGTGATGGATGATGTGAATTTGCAGACAGGGTTTAGATTGCTAATGGATGCTATTGATTTTCATCTTCTATATAGCTTTTCTCAAACAAGATCAAAGTATGGAGTTTGTTCTGTTCTAAGTATAAATAGTGTTCTTGGCTTGTAGATATCAATGGCATTTCCTTGGGTTTGTGGTGACTGCTTCGCCCTATGGACACAAGTTATAGCTCAATCTCGACATTCATTAGACACAGATGCTGGTAGAGATGAGTTTATTTTACCTGAAAAGATTACAATGTCAGGGCTATGAGTTGATGTTAGACGCTAACATCTACCAGCAAAGATTTATTACACAAGTAATTATGGTTCATCAGTTCAGTCTTTTCCATAACTAGACAGACAACAGAAATCATTTCATTTAGTAAAAGGATTGCAGAAAGAGAATGATAAGTGTTTATACCTACTACTTATTTTATCTTTGGGTATAATTGAAGTTTTCCCAATAAACCTTCTTCAAAAATGGTAATGCTtccaaagataaataagtggtAGGTGTAAACATGAATAGTGAACTTGAAATCTTAGACAAGAATTGAGCAGACATTTAGATTTCACAGATATTGAGGATGAGTCTCATAATGACCAGGAAAAGAATCAAGGAAGACTAGGgtgtttgtatttataatatcttataagttcataATGTTTTTGAGGTCTTTGGGTGAAATAAGATCGGGTAGTTTATAATATGTTCTAATGGCAaatttgcaattaatttaaacaaaactGAACCAACTTGttgagaatttgaaataagtaGGGAATTTCTTACATTGGCTCCCAACATCTTACTTTTGGATTTTATaaggtaattttctaaaaaaaattatgtaacaCTTGAgaacattatataaaatattattaaaaggcTTTACAAGCTCAGCCAAACACCTTTAGAATTTACAGTTAACTCAAAAGATTAACACCACCACCGATCACTCCATTATCATTAATCATATCAAGAACACCCTAACCTTTAACAATCTTTACCTATCCTTGTCATCTTCATCAATCAACTCCAGCAACTGATCATGCTCTGTTTCTTCACTCTTTTCTTTATCCCCTGCATCCATCTCTTCATCCCGATCGACGCTTTCTTCTTCACcggcctctctctctctactttCTCCATCCTCTACTCCCACTTCTTCTTCCCCATCCTTTTGACCCTCTGCGGCAACTTCATCCGCTCCTCGTCTCAGCTCCTTCCTCCCCTTCTTCAATAATTGATACTCATCATTCCCAGACACTTGTGCAGGTCTCCTCTCCAAAGCACCACCATtcttgtcatgtgattggtaAAGAAACCATATGCAAATGGCAAGGAGCACAAATATCCAAAGAGCATGCTTTACTTTCAAGCTTTTTGACCTTTGATTCCTACTGCCTGATCTCTTCAGCATCTTCACTTTCAGACCACTCCCCTCCATCTATACTCTAGTTAGTCCAATCTGGTTGGAAAAACACAATGAAAATATAGTACTATCAGAAACTTCCTCACATTGATTGATCGGCAAACATGAGAAAACTCAGTTCTCATGCACATAGCATGcgattatatatacatacacacatagATACACAtaaattcacacacacacacaaaaaaaaaaaaaataaagagctAGAAACATATACTGCTAACAAGATTGAAAAGGTAACAGAGAATGAGAATGAGTAGTGAAAAAGAGTAGTTTATGCAGAAGATAAAGGAGGTGAAAATGAGTGGACATAAGAAGATTGGAAAGAAACTTAGCTAGTGGAGCAGAATGAAGTTGGTGTTGCAGTTCATATTTGGTGTATGGTGGCACTTCTTTAATCAGGACTGCTGGAATAGAAGCTCAAGAAAATGGTTTGCATAAGTACACAGTACACACACTGCACTTTGGGGGTAGGGTGGGAAGGGGGAGTATGGGGGTGTGGTACTGGAGAAGCAAGAATGCATTAACTCTATCTTGGCAGATGGTCTTTCTCTATTGGGCCTCTTTTCCAGTTCCAACTGCCTATTTTCCTTCACCCCAAGTAATCATTTTGACTcatttatttcagttttatgtttttgtttttttgtgtatttattgtatgttCACGTTAATAACATACTTAATAGAtgatgtataaaattttgggtaaaAACTTACAACCAGCTTCCctaatatttgacataattacagaTATTCTttgttgttaaaaaaaaaaaaaaactaataccCTCGGTCTCCAACAAATAGCTCAATTCATTgagttttcatcaatttttataatgaaatgaccaaaatactCTTGTATACTATAAATcacaattttgttatttaaaaaaattaaaagaaatttatgtacaaagtggacaattttttttcacagtttttcaaatatttccatctaccttgtttgttttttttttttaaaagaaaaatgcagcAAGGGAAGAATTTACAGTTTCAGGTCTCTATacaataattacttaatttcatcaactaTTAAAACACAATCGGTAATTTTTTTCGACGAgagaatattcataattatgttaaattttaaaaaaaattattacaatttatcctaaaaatttAAGGTAAAAGTAGAAAGTTCGTACAGCAGGATTTGGAGTTTGGTTAATGTGGATACGTTTCAGGAAAATGATGGGCtctaaatacaaaaatgcTTCATGAATTATAAGGCAAGATTGcaacataaaagaagaaagagagagcaAAAGTGGATGCACTTTAATGCCACAATTCTCATTATTAACATCTCACTAGTTTTACaatcttaatttattcaaatattttaagaatttattttaaaacaaggCCCTGTCTCTGATAATCTTAAAAAACATCTTACATTATGtgtgaatttataaaatattctaaataaatttagccatACATCATCTGAGTTAAGTTTCATTAttgaatatatcaaaaaaattgtgagTTCGAATCTCACTGATATGGGTATCTGAGTTTAAATGTAATTGATGATGTAGTAGtctactaaaattttattttttaaaaaagatattgatttacctgattttctgttttttgaaCTATTAAAGGAAAGAAATCCTCTTACTTTTGtagtattttgattagttcCATAAATGTATCTATGTCTAACTCAAGCTAGTTAATTTCTCGTTTATTAATTATACGTTTGCAACTTTTGATGTactaattattcttttaatttaaatgtaataaataaagtgataaattatatttaatagaacaaaattaacaatttcaattttcttaaaatgatactcaatttaaatttgaaataacaGTAAATCACACCAAAATAGTTAACTTTGAGACTccccaaatatatatattttttaatgtagaCGATGATTAtacaattacattaatattaataaattaaataatatattaatttgataataaattcatattaaaagagaaaatacttGCGTGTTTGATGGACTCAAACTCATGAccacaaatttattgatagatctttaaaataaattttaaatcttgaaaatagTGTTTATGAATGCAGACTCAAACGTATTTTTATATTGGGCCCTTGAGCAGACTCAGGACTATCTTTTTGGGCTACCTTTTGTTATTGGGCCAATATCattactaaaacaaaataaaataaatcagaTAAATAAAACTGGAAAAATTGTGGCAGATTTctataataatgtatatattcatttaagTGTTTAATTCTTATGGCTAACtgtattttcaataaaaatcttatttagGTGTCTGATCCACTAACATAATCTTCATTTGTCTACTCACGCTTtacatgaaatatttttagtagtcgattttaaatacttcaaatataattttatttttttttaaatagacaAATAACAAACTCGTAGCACTTATGTGTCTGATGAGAATCGAATATATGACCCAACTCACtggaattataaaattttatcattaattattacgTCAAGATATTATTTCATACGTCCCATTTTaactctttaaaattataatcagtCATCAAAGAGGCATACCTTAGTTAGTAAAGTGATGTCCTATATCCACAAGCTCATAATGGTTGTTGGCTTGAATCCCATCAATGTGTTGGCGTTGAGATACTTCAATTGTAATTGTAGCGTACTGTAAAGATagttattgatttatttatttattttacattgatacttatatttgtattttattacaCGTTATATGTATAgatcttatatttaatttatttaaatatatttcaaaatataaaataaagggtaaattataacggaTTCTTATGAGGTTTGTCATACTTACAAACACATTCTTatcgtttgaaaaattacaaatacaccatCGGTATTAATAtacgtctaacaaatactcctTTACAATGGGTTGAACTGACATGAAAGAGTATTTGTTAAAAGATCGTtagctttaaaaaatatatatatatctataattttttaaataataaaaaaatacttaaaattataataaatttcaaaaaaaatattataatttaccataaaataaaataaaaagattggAATTGATTAATGTTTGGTGTAGTCGTGTGGGACTGACAATCcttttttgattttgataattcGGACAAGACATGGTCGGAAATAATCAAAGCTGCTGCTGACCAACCCCACGGCTGTCTCACTTGTCGCATTCCTATCTTTTGATACTAACATCTACCCCCACTCAAAAACGATGCAACCGTTGAGAAGCAAAACAAAATAGTCCCTCATTTCCTGAATTTCTCTGATGAATAATTAGGTACATTACTCTTACACTCGATATCTGTACAATGTAAAAACAAAGCAATTTCTATGCATTTGATTGTAATAATGTGTTtgtgccttttttttttataatagaatcaagaaatgaaattatgtacaaatatttgaaaaaaaataaaaatcaatagatGCCTaggaatatattattaaagtgAGACCAACAAAGGTATGTTGTACATCTTAATCTTTCTAAACCCCCTcacttaattaatagtatagataataattttatattttattattatgattgttttgtatgtttctttaaattcacaaatttttctgtaatgtCTGGAAACATGTCttagaaatgaaattttagtcaTGACTTACATGGAGTTCAATTGAGTACTACATAAATCTACATAATTATACAGCCGAATAATTGTAAGTAGTGCGAAATGCTAATGAACTTGAACATTTCAAGAATGCCCAGAAGAACATCATGAAACTTAACCAAACtacaaattaaaacataaaccTTACCTCTGTACTGTAGTAAAAGCTATAACTAAATTAAGGATTTTTCCAAGATCATCATATTAACAATTGAAGCAAACTAAACCACAAAAAACCCTCTAAAaattagagtttttttttttttttttcaccaaggattgaagaagaaatcCCCACATTTACACTTCCAACACATGGGCATGTAGTTTGAAATGTCATCTCCTCTTGAATATGCAATGTTTGCATGGAAATGGGCTGCTTTGATAAGGGATTTCTTGGTGGGCACAATGGGGACCTGAACTGCCCTACACTGCCCACAAGACTTGCACCTCCCTTCACATCTTGGAGGCTTTGATCCTATCATTGATCTCATAATTTTCACTGCCTTAATCTCttcatttcttgttttctgcAGTACAACATCAGTTTTCAAAAGGGAGAATTTGAGTATGAAGGAGTGACAGAAATGTGAAGAATATGTTTACCAGAGTGGCAGCTGAGAGTTTGGAGAGTTGTCTACCTGAGAAAAACATGCAAAAGAGAGAATACTTGAATTTAAAGTACATCAATCCAAACATGAACTGTAAGAACATTTGAGAAGAATGTTTACTTACCTTGAGCCAAGAATGGGAGAGAGGGTGAGGCAGACAAGCAGAAGAATGCAAAGGCC from Sesamum indicum cultivar Zhongzhi No. 13 linkage group LG3, S_indicum_v1.0, whole genome shotgun sequence harbors:
- the LOC105159072 gene encoding ergosterol biosynthetic protein 28; translation: MKLLGWWLMLVGTLRLASVWFGFFDIWALRLAVFSQTTMTEVHGRTFGVWTLLTCTLCFLCAFNLDNKPLYLATFLSFIYAFGHFLTEYLIYHTMAIGNLTTVGIFAGTSIIWMLLQWNSHQPTKSKHV
- the LOC110011698 gene encoding uncharacterized protein LOC110011698; translation: MEGSGLKVKMLKRSGSRNQRSKSLKVKHALWIFVLLAICIWFLYQSHDKNGGALERRPAQVSGNDEYQLLKKGRKELRRGADEVAAEGQKDGEEEVGVEDGESREREAGEEESVDRDEEMDAGDKEKSEETEHDQLLELIDEDDKDR
- the LOC105159073 gene encoding EPIDERMAL PATTERNING FACTOR-like protein 2 produces the protein MGCLKFLPTNRQLCICLLAFAFFCLSASPSLPFLAQGRQLSKLSAATLKTRNEEIKAVKIMRSMIGSKPPRCEGRCKSCGQCRAVQVPIVPTKKSLIKAAHFHANIAYSRGDDISNYMPMCWKCKCGDFFFNPW